The Dermacentor variabilis isolate Ectoservices unplaced genomic scaffold, ASM5094787v1 scaffold_12, whole genome shotgun sequence sequence ACCTCATTTCCGTTTACACATTTTCCACACAGTGAAGGCCAAGGGGAACGTCTTTAGCCACGTGTTAATTTCTGCAAGGCCCTCCATGTTTAAAAAAATGGCACTTTCTGTCAGTCTCGGGCAAGACGCAGTGCTTCCTAGTATTTAAGGTGCACGTGTGAGCTAACCTTATATAGTAGAGTCGATTTGGGGAACTCGAGGTGAATTGCGTGTAAATTCTTGAGTAATTTGTTGCGTGAATCAAGGCTCTCATTATTTAATGCGATAATATTAGGCAGGTAAAAACGGGGCCGTGGCGGCGTTGTATAGCCGCGTTTGTAATTCGGGTGCTGATTCAGGAGGCGGTGTGCGCCAAAAGACGTGGGATGGTCAATCCTGACCAACACATTCTATTGCTGTCCTGATATCAGTGCACGGTGCGTCCTCGCAGGGATTTTAATGCGATGACATTATACGGACCAAACAACGCTGTAGAGGGTAACGTCGTCGGCGGAGCAATTAGCGGAGCGCCGTGGTCGGCCGTAGGGGACATTGTAGACTCATGGAGAGCAGCGGGTAGACAGCAGCACTGGACATCAGCAATAGATCGTAATGCCGCAATAACTCACAGATAATTATGAGTTTGGAGAAGAAGCCACGTGGATGTGGGAAGACAATTATCGAATGGCGGAGTTTCACAATGCTATCGCAATACTTCATGTCGAGTGAAGCATACGGACCTAagagcgttttctttcttctttttttggcggCAAGGCAGCCCCGCAGTGGATTCAAATGCGCAGTATGACGGAAGCAAGCACACGCGTGCTTGGATCATGTCACCGCCTGCCAGTCTTATTAAAACAGTGCCAAAATGCAGATTGATTGCTTGCTGCAAACTGGAAGCCCTGGTTTAAGAGCAAGTTTTGTAATTCCACATCAGGTTACAGAATGCAAGCGAATATGTtggaaacaaaaatacaaaaagaaagaacaacgccATGATAGACCAGAAACAATCTTTTTGTTTGGCTAGGAAACAATGATGCTTTTCAGTAAGTAAAGTTTCACTCCACACTGGTGAAATTTCTCTGAGTTGTCTTGATTGCACAGAATACACTACTTGCAAGAAAATATCGCACTTGGCTACTTTCCTTTTTTAAAGTAATGTTTCAGGGAAACAATGAAAGAGACCGGTATATAAACAAGTTAGCTTGTGCAGTCGCCTACAAATTGATACAGAAACTAGAAAATTAACACGAGAACAGCTTAATTGGAACGTCATGCTTGAGATAAATGACACTTATGTTGTTGACCTGAACTTCGTCGTGAAATACCGCGTGTTTCTGCTACGGCTGTCTCAGATTAGAAAGTATATGGGATTCGACACATAAATATAATTTTTGATTGACCAAGATTCATAGCAGCGGCGGACGTCAAACTGTGCGCGATAAATCTCCAATACAATATTAATTGACACAGTTTATCTTGTCAAGTATTATCAATGATCTGAAGAGGCGCGTTTTAAATGCAGAATTGAAGCCTACCAATACTCGAAGCATGAACTTATGCTAGAAACCCTGTGCCTTGCACCCTTTTCGAGAGATAAGAAATCAAAATCTGCAGTGAAACACTCCAATGTGGTTCCAATTATTACATTTCAGCACTTTGAAAGAATGCAGCGGGGAAAACGCTAAACTGGAACAGCAACGCACTTCACAACAGATTCTGAGTACATATTTCTTGAAACTGGTGCAAGGCACATAATTTATCACAGAAGCTTATTCTTCGAGTACTGAATGACTTATAATCTGTACTTAGGTGTAGCGGTCGGGAGTAGAATAACTAACTAAAGACATAACTTCGGTGAGACGGGagttgttgttgctgttggtgTTGGCCTGAGTGATAGCGGCACAAATCCACAGTTGgagattggccatgaatcgggtggttaaattaggcGGTAAAAAAACGAGTGTTGTCTGCCGCTTAATCCCGCTTCTTCTGTTTTTCCGCACTTCTgtgcttcctcttctttcacatTCCAGACGCAGTCAGCTTCATTAAACATGCCTCTTAAAGTAACTTATTATGATGTGATTAGCGAATTAaagaataatattaataataacggAATTATTTTATTGTCACCCAAACTCCCATGTTCGCCACTGCCATGAAATGAAGCCTGTGGGATCAGCAGCTCGGCGAAAACTCGAAATGAAATAGATTGCTACAAAATACGGCGCCGTTTACATGACCGCGCGCTGCACACACATGGTTACTGCCCCTCAACTCCATTCCAGCTTATATGCATTGAATCTATTCTGCTGAGCAGCGATAATGGCAGCGGCCAGCATCGACAGGTATACCCGGGGGAGTCGCCGCCCCCTAGGAGGTTGGAGTGGCAGTTCAACGAGGCGAGTTGCTCCGACCCGTCTTGTCGCTCGTACGGCCCTATCGGCTAGGATTTACATGAAGCCGGCACAAGGGCGCCAACCCACCTGATAAGAGAAGTAAATTCCACTCTTCCGAGCTAACAAAAGCACCGCTAATCTGCGTTTACCTGCTCCCGATACGAGAATAAAGCAAGCCAGATACTATCTGGCTATACCTTTCCCTCATTTTACTCGGTATTTCTTGTCAGCACGCAATGCAGGCTAGTCAAATATGTCTCCTTTTATTGCACGTGTTGCCTGTGCCGTATAGTTTCCTACGATATTTCCTAGTGGGAACTCTGCGGCTTTGATCGTTACGCAGCCACCATGGTAATGATAATTAGCACGCGGATTTGTCTTATCTGCGTGCTCGCGGATTCCGACATTcatgtggcttcgtttattacacTTCATCCGCATTCATTGGCCTACATTTCAAGCCAACCTATACTTTATTTAAGATGCAGAAGGCAATGAGACTGCGCAAAGACGCATAATCACTGCTAACTGCGGTGGTTCCGTTTGTCCATACGTGCAtggtgtaatggtttcaatatcgggtttCTGTGCTTAGAGTGCTCGAAGCCTGTCGTCGGACAATTTTAGTAATGCTTATTGAATTGGTTATAACGACATGCTTCGTCGGAAATGATCAGATTAcaaaagtcacgaagccgtttaaaTCCAGAAGGACGACGTTTAGGTAATTCCATGTAAAAAGATCATTGCCGTACTGGCTGAATTGCcccgcttgcagctcccgtagacactagctcCGGAGTTGCCGCTAGTAAATGTGCGAAAGTCCATGCTCGGTAGACTCGCGATCCCCTGATTATCAGCTCGAGTGGTTTGGCAGTAGAAGAAAAAAACGGCGTTCCTATTTGTCTCAGCTTCATGCGTGCCCAGTTATTCTATTAAAATTTACACTTGTCTATGTGTTCAACTTTCCGTGCTTTTTTTTAAAGTCCAAACAAAAGAACTTTCAGAGCTTGCAGCAAGTCATCGGCAGAGGTCGACGGTTTTCTTATCCGGACCTGGTGGCTGGCTAGCCTTGGAGCGAAACTACTCAAAACTGTCGAATGTTGTCCAAGGCAACCCATTTATTTTAAAGGCGGAGATTGCGAGCGTTTTTATTAATAATTAACCTGAAAGCAACTACCACTGAATATCAGCTTATGATTTGGGCAGTTCTCGACAGCGAAACTACGCTAACAACGTTGGTTATACTTTGTCAGCTTGGTAGCTTCAGAAACGGAACATAAGGGTAATTTGTTCAACAATTTTTAGTACATCTCTGAGACTACGCAAAGTTAATAGGCAAGATTGAATATGATtctgtaaaaaacaaaaagaaatacagtaCCTGTATTGGAACAGTTCTCTTTTTTCATACTTTTTCGTGTTCATCATTGGCTGGCACGAAGTTACGCCCCCACTATTGCGGGGATCGACCAATCAGCGGGACAGATGATATGAAATAAATAGAATCGGATGACAAGATCCTCACAAAATACTACAGCTTCATTGTtccgaaaatagtgaaatgctggaaaaggtgCATTGCATTGTGGTGTCGAAAAATCATTTTCGTTTCTTGTACGTACGTTGTTCTGTTTCAGCCTTGACTCCAAAGTGACGATGTTCAATGCAACAACCAGTTATCTTCAACAAAGGTGATAAGAGCTGCGCTGAAATCGTTAGTTGCTCCTTGCATGTGAAAGAGACGCCTGCTGTTGGCGGAAACACGGATCTCGTCACACAAATATTATCTGATATCCCTGCTCATATAAGGCACCCGCTCATGTCCCAGTCAGGAAGCTGGCTCACTAGCAAGGTAAGCACCCGACTGCTCTTGTGCTGCTCTTTGGCGCGATATtatgcaaaatctttttttttttcacctactgcACGAGTGTTCCAAAAACAATGTTTAAAGCTCTGCGTCTACTTGTAAAAACCTACATAAAGGGAGTGGGCCAATATTCGCAGTTTCGAATGCAAATTGACTATTACACGCTAACAATTCGTATTCGTATTCAAAAGATTAACTATTTGATATTTCAGAATAGTTTCGAACAGTTAGTGCTTATATTCTAAAATACCGAATAGTTAATTTTCTAATATCAAAACTAACAAAATATTCGCAACAGCCGACTGTCGTGTTGCTGTTCTTCGTCAGCTAAACAAAGTAACGCAAATTGAGAGTGAAACAATTGAGCCAAAGTTTTCGAagtaatgcagaaacaaaatgggcaGAGCAAGCTTTGTTTCCGGTTTCGCGCCGGAAGACTGCCCATGACAACctgtgatttttaaaaaaaaattttgcttgcAGTCTGTCATTTAGTTTTTCTTGCAGCCTAGTCACGTAGCAGTTCTATATTTTACGTTACAACAACTAATTTACTTTTTGCAACAGGTCTTTTTTACGTGTGCGTACGGCGCGCAAGTCTTCCAgtagatttctttctttcttctgaacTTCTTACTTTCTTTCGACATCCATTTAATATACGTAtttggaaagctagtcatacagcagccattcattcttgGATAGCTTGTTTGCAACCAATCTCTAAAAATGTTGAGAGGTCATTTGTGCAGTTCTTTAATTACAATTAGTGATAGTTTATTTAAAACTGACCCTGACTGTGTGTTTGCGGTCTCTTTTTCACTAGTCAGGTACACGAGTAGTGCCTAACTATACCGAAATAAATGTTCTGTAAATATATGCGTCTGCGTTTGGTTATTAGATATTCGATGCGATATTTGATACTTACTGTACGCATATTAAATTCGTATTCGAGAAAGTTGATATTCGCTCACCTCTAATGTATACGCGTAACTTATAGCGAAAGTTTTGCGAAACGATGTGCTCGTGCGCCAGAACCAGTCTCGCTCGGAATGGTGCGTAGCTAAACCAACGCGGAAGCGCTCCCTCAGCTGAAGGGCTATAGTAAATCCTCGGAAGTCACACCGACCTTTTATGAGTTTTCTAAGTAGCGAGATTCACACACCTAAGGAACATTTATCAAAGATAGAAAAACGAGGAAAAGGAGACTCCGATGTAGTTTTAGGCAGGGCACATAGATTAAATATATCATCTCGCACCTTAGTATAAACATACGTGAGAATGTAACTGTGAAACTTTAGATTGGGATACTGAAACTTCAGTAAATTATCATATCATTAGCTTACGGCGAGGTGAATGCGCTGGCTATAAATTGTGTACCTCTCTGAAGCATTGGAAGTCGCTCTATTACTATCTGAGAAGACAGGAAATGGGACCCTCAGAGAACAAAGTTCGCCTTTGACGTGCGATCATACTTTACGTTGACGGTTTCTCTCGCCCTCTTTCCCTCTCAAACACGCAATCCGCGAATCATTGTAAGAGCCGTCTGTGGCCGTCCATGGGCgccatgacacacacacacacgcaaacctAAACGGAAGTTATTTAAAACATGCTTTCTGTAGGaaatcaatacgcgctattctcATACCTCGGGCGTGCATCACTGTATTGGCCATTTATGTGCAAGCGCCTAACTATTGCATGTGATGGCCTATGCGCATCATTATTAACTGACATTGTTCCTGCCGagaagcaggggcgtagccaggggggaggggctgaagcccgccccctcccccccccccgaaattttttcgtgctgtccatgcaccgccttCCAAAACAGCCCCCAGCGCCGGAACTCattctcgattttgtctagaatgtctttttcatgctcgaaaagacattttaccgtaaacattgcgaactcgggctggatttcgcggcaacgcccatgcaccggtagtcacataacgcaaggagccccatccgagcacaaagtttcaagggtgttttgatggcgagcgggctcgtcgcggcatctcacggaggccgcggaatctacggggCGCATCgatttcaattccggaactttatGGGTATTatgtataaagttctcataaacttttgatgcgaaaggtgcattgacatgtCCAAAGTCGCGCTTTAGCTTTTCAATTCCAGAGccttgtgggtttaatgttattataaacatttgacgccaaaggtgcattgccttttctaaagtcgtacatcggaatatacgagacaagccaaatcaacacactatcagtcaagttgacaaagcacggaGCGAGGTCGGATCAGACGAAGCGTTGTGGGAGTTCAtctgtgccgtcatgtcacagaaaacaatatcagcatttttttcacctgcgccaaagcggCCACgtcaaaacactaaagccagcaaaggtaactacgttaattatttttctactttgacttctATTCGTGAGGACACCTTGAGTCTCTTGTATTTATCtcgttctcgctacccgcgggctgccagagccagccagagcgcatgtttttttctcgtgttgccccgagcaccgcgcggcgcacttcggtgcgcgttcgtttatCTCTGGCGGAGGGGATTTTCccatggcagagttttggacgctttctggctagcagacgaggaaAAGAAACAATGGCCGTTCGTcggcatcactgtggggactcgacggattgcaacgcgtacgcttgagcgcaacctctctggaaagtcttgtctcgccggtgtggGATACCGGGTAGTCCGCGTATGGTTcactgtggaccaagcgtctcacgttttcttcgatattccttcggtagacACATTAGGTgaccaaagtaggcattcgattgtggccaacgtatttctttgtgttttttttttcatttcggtgacCCCGTcccacaaaagaaataaaaaagacattgttgcggcgcagcgaattgtcgcatgatggaagttcgattttgttacttcttttgctaaaagtaatgggccaccggacgcttcatttgccggatactcttattatattattacaatatcaattatacggacactccaggtgcattcctgccgtcgccctcatgttccgtataaagtccaggggcgGTAACATCGGGACCGCatgccgcatgctgcatgtgcgagtgaaagcgtggggggggggtgcatgggggagccgacgatggtgactcagtcttgtgtgtgcaagggaggaaagcgggaggaagcgcaccgccttctgtcgcgcgcgatacatcggcaGGAGTGGAGGAAGgggggcgggccttaggatttTGTGatatgtgaatctgtgattgcgcaacatgtttctttgccttgtttgacgcattatatacagtggctttttcttagatacgtagatttatttgAGGCTTATACGCATATTTCGATATCTTATTGCGaggtgcagtgaactttgtttccagtgacacattTTTGGCCTTTTTCAAGtggtatcttcgcatttctaatgtacgagggcaagtcaattgaaagtgagccaaccaacctCGAGCAATAATGGTTTTGTTCATTACCTGCGAGGCATGCCCGCAGCActcaggcatctctcatttacaaaagtgacgcgtaggtgtgaggataaatgttctttaatgctctcatacactgggttgaacatggttgcgtgacataatggacgctccaaaagttgaacagcgcgATGTCGTCAGGTTTTTGAGAGCTGAAAGTGTttcccaaaaaagaaattagtcgccgtgtggctgctGTGTAcggtgaacattgcatttcattggtcactgtgaagcgttagaggaaacggttcaaagaaggacgtgaaagttgcaaagaagatcgaagaccgggccaaagccataccgtgcaatcacccccaacacaattgcaaaggtcgatgagctgattagacaagaacggaggataagcatcgaggaactggcagagcgtgcgaacatcagtcagggttcggttcacaccataattcatgaccATCTCgtttatcggctcttgtgtgcgcaatggatgcccaagattttgaaccactgccGGAAGACGGTGAGGTTCGGCACTGCCCtgactcatctgatccgatatcgcaataagggtgacgacttcttgtctgcaattgtgaccggggcgAGTCGTGGTGCCGCTACTATgaacctgaaacacgacggcaaagctcacagtggaaacatttgaattaaccacccccaaagaaagcaaaggccgtaatTTCCGCTGGAAAGGTactgttgacttttatttttcgatcctcaggggccattactgatagaattggCTAAATCTTGAgggactatcaattgtttccgacattgtgaaacgccggatcggctgcatgtcgcaatcaagaacaaatgacgtCGAAATTTGACGAGTGGGGGCaacttgctccacgacaatgcccatgCCCACGACGcttatgtggttaatacaaaactggcaatggtcaagtgggaaacgctgcaacatcatCCATATAGTCTAGACCTGTAGCCTTGCGGCTTCCTCATTTTggggcaattaaaaaaaacagctcaagggaacgcgattcatgtcggacgatgacgtgaaagagtcagttacagtcTTTTTCACgcggcaacccaaggagttttatgagacgggaatcacgcgacccGTATAGTCCGTCGGACTGATGTCTAAATGCTAGCTCATGGAGACTAGTTTAAAATAAAATACCCCAttcgtcatatattcgcattgactcactttcatttgcctcgccctcgtatattttgcagaactcctgctttttatatgtgctctctgttgcgaatataatttcggcgcaattactcacaatacacgaccggtgacagctgctcctgcgcaatacattggaacaaatgacagcgtcattgagatttttccctagCCATCGCATATGTAACAAATGTAAACACGCTTCTtgactgacaaagtttcattagcagatttgtcctcaacttgttccttttatggcctttacatttttcataacaGCGGCATGCACTGATTTGCTGGTTTCgagctgatatagttctaaagtttgtgtgatattttctttacttattaaatagacaataAACACGGaatcattgatatcagttatttcgagcacaatttttgggacatacgagtatattcatTTATGAGAAAATACATATTTCATTTGCCTTGACAGCGCGTAGctttcaagaattcgtttgcagcatctttggcaatggtaatgcaatcattattcatgtatttgatccctcgacaaatgcTATaaagaggaggccgagctgcaacgtgagccgcCCCCGAGCGAAATTTTTGGCTACGCACTGCCCAGAAGTGCACATGTTGAATTTTATGTGCCAATGGCATGACATGTATGTCAATCTCTCTGCTTTCTTTCGAGTGCGTACGATAAGTTTGGAATAATCTCTGTCCGTGTCTCGAATAAAGTTGTCGGTCTTTCTTTGCCTACGCATCTAGCTATTGTGGATTCTGCAGTACACACTCTCTACTCCGCAAGCCGTTCCGTGCTACCTGTTCAAAGCGGGTTCGTTGATAAAGCCTATCATGTGACGAATAGCATGGTTTAGTTCTTTGCACACTATACTGTAATAACATTCTTAACTGCATTATTGCGAAGGCGGCTGTAATCAGCTGCTATTTGGATTTTGTATGCCATTCACCAACCAATTTATACCAAAATTACGGCTTGCCTTGCAAGTGCGTTTGATGACATCACGGCTGCCATACTTGATGTGatcgcgacagtgcatagccttGATTGCTTTGTTGCATTCTCTTCTTTCTAGATACCTGATATAATGATTCCAGTACTCCTGTTCACCCTTTTCGCTGGTAAGTTGACCTAAAAGCACCGAATGTGTCCCTCTTTGCGGTAAGCCCGCACAATGCAAGTGATACCCAATGTCGCCTTGTTTTCTTCTACTAATGCAATGAATCCGTCAAAATGCATCTGACTTTTTTTGGAGTGTCGATAAATCTCTAGTTAATTTAGTTCaaaatgagaaaagaaatgcACATGCTTTAGGTTGCCATAGATTTCCTTAGTGACTACTTACTACTGGACGATGTGAAAGTTGTCGTGGCAGGTTGCATATATACTCAAAAGGAATTTTGTCCCAGCTTGATTTAGAACACGCACCTGGAAATGAAAGAAATCCGTGAATCATTCAAAGGGCTGTCTGACGACAGCAATGGCGTTTTGATGATATCAACCACCAAACGACATAAAGGCGCTGCTGAGAGGAATCTGCACAGGTGACGCCTGAAGTGAATATTTTCCCATCTTAGCACGAACTAGTAGGCATGTACGTGTTTTACGCGTCGTTGTATTAAATGAAGTCAGTCGTATCTGGCACATGCGAACTGTAGGCAAGGATAGCAATCGATGTCTTCGACGAATACCTCGAAGTCGTCTCGCTGGCGTTCTACGACGGGACTATGAGGAGCGCCTGAGAGGTCTTGGGAGTTTGGGGAAAAGCTGAAATAGAATTTGTTCCTGCAAAAAAGGAAtgaatgccttttttttcttttttaaagctcTGGCAGAGTAGGAATTTTAAAGAAAGGGACACATGATACGATTCCGCGTGCGATTCGCCCGTCGTCAAAGACGTTACAAATTATAAAACAGAGTAGCCACCTTTCCGACGTGCCGCATGTGGTATTCCACGCTGCTGCGTGGTATGCAGCGTGAACTTTTATGTTCTCTCGACCCTGGGACATTGGTACGAGATAACCCATCAACTGCCTTCTTCAGGGGCCTTTGGTGCCACCGTCACCGATGCCAACCGCTACATCGACCAGGTGCTCGGATACCAAATGGCTGACCTGGTACGTCGAAACCGGCTGGATCCACTCGCGGTGGCTCCCTACAGCACCAACCTGGGCGCGCCCGGCACGCTAAGCGCACAGATGCGCGTCGTCAACGTAACTGGTCTGGGATTCATCCGGCGCCAAGGCGACTGCGGCCGGCCCGGATCATCGGGACCCGGTCGCGTCACCGTCGGCTGCAACGTGGTCCTCGACCGCGTCGCCGTGAGCGCCACTTCCGACCTGACCTACGTGGGCGCGCAACGTCGCGTTGGCACCCGGGCCGACTTTGACACCAACCACGCGCTGGTCGAGGTGACGTCCACTCTTGGTCAGTCGCCCACGGTCAACTTCAGGCTGCTCCGGCCACCCAGGCCGCGCGTCTCCTTCAGCGGACTCAGGGACTTGCCCCTGTACAATGTCATCCAGAAGGGCTACGAACAAGAGCTGTCTCGCGTCCTTCAGGCGCAGCTCTCGGGGCCCTACCTCGCCAACCTTGGTCACGCCTGCCGGGCTGTCCGCTTCCCACGTTAGCGTCCCACGCCACTGTGCACAAATAAAACAAGGTCTTCTGCTAGGAAGCCTGGATAATTTTTTTGTGCACATGCTTAGCTTTTACGTCGAGTTCAACATTATGAAAACAGCGTAGACGACATGCTCGACGAGGCGAGGCAGACGACACTGGCAGACGACACAGGCGCCATGTGTCGCTGCACTCGGTACGGGAACGAGGCCGAGTTAGACATCAgccttaagttttttttttcttagcgcaGACCTTTTCTCGCTTAATGCCTCTTCTTGGTCATCAATGAATTATCTTAAAAGATAATTTTTTATGACCTTGTACTTTCAATACTGCTTAGCATAAATATCGTTGATTGGTATGTAAACTTAGAAGAAGTTGTCAGCAAACTTCACGCATGGAGAATGACAAAGAGAACTGCTGCACTGACCTTGCTCTTCATCTGAAGAGACATATTGGTCCCCTATTGATCATTTACGCAGCGCAATCATAAGCACGCATGTCCAAGTTGCGCACATAAAACGCTCAACGTTAGGCTATCAAAGGCGTTTGCAAGTGGAGCTGTGGTATACCTAAAGAATACGCGTCAGTGGTGCtttattgttttctcattcagacGTAACTTACTGGTGTTCATATAGAAACAGCATAAGAATTCGCGAAATGCAATAGTTACGTTTTCAATTACAGGCTTTATGAATATCTTGAAGTTTGAGGCGATCGTTATGGGTCACCCATTCTGCAGAATTCCTTACGCAAGCACCTGCTTCGATATATCCGCAGTAAAAGCAGGGCCTCGGTTCCATTCATTAGGTACATGAGGCACAAAAACTGTACTGTAACTGTAATCTGTAAATT is a genomic window containing:
- the LOC142565820 gene encoding salivary anticoagulant protein P23-like isoform X1 codes for the protein MSQSGSWLTSKIPDIMIPVLLFTLFAGAFGATVTDANRYIDQVLGYQMADLVRRNRLDPLAVAPYSTNLGAPGTLSAQMRVVNVTGLGFIRRQGDCGRPGSSGPGRVTVGCNVVLDRVAVSATSDLTYVGAQRRVGTRADFDTNHALVEVTSTLGQSPTVNFRLLRPPRPRVSFSGLRDLPLYNVIQKGYEQELSRVLQAQLSGPYLANLGHACRAVRFPR
- the LOC142565820 gene encoding uncharacterized protein LOC142565820 isoform X2 — protein: MLAILHEEEFLQMIPDIMIPVLLFTLFAGAFGATVTDANRYIDQVLGYQMADLVRRNRLDPLAVAPYSTNLGAPGTLSAQMRVVNVTGLGFIRRQGDCGRPGSSGPGRVTVGCNVVLDRVAVSATSDLTYVGAQRRVGTRADFDTNHALVEVTSTLGQSPTVNFRLLRPPRPRVSFSGLRDLPLYNVIQKGYEQELSRVLQAQLSGPYLANLGHACRAVRFPR